The following coding sequences are from one Roseinatronobacter monicus window:
- a CDS encoding ABC transporter ATP-binding protein codes for MQKAIEARGLTKRFGAVTAVENLSLQLGEGEAIGLLGTNGAGKTTALAMLMGLRMPDAGEVRLFGHLPGSAAAREVMGVTPQATGFPDQLSPREVLAYANARRKNCANLDDVITAFALGPLINRRMAGFSGGEVRRVALALAFLGRPGLVFLDEPTAGLDTGAQDAFRVIARDYVAKGGALILTSHHWDEIEAVCDRITMIDQGRKVMEGTLTDIRARMQARQIGFTLPEGAAPPDWIRARPQGMGWRVESDDSDTDLRRMVTEKVPFSGLTIEPLALKDIISRIRKEGCI; via the coding sequence ATGCAAAAGGCAATCGAGGCCAGGGGATTGACCAAACGGTTTGGCGCGGTGACAGCAGTAGAAAATCTGTCCTTGCAGTTGGGCGAGGGCGAGGCGATTGGCCTTTTGGGCACCAACGGTGCAGGCAAGACGACCGCGCTTGCGATGCTCATGGGGTTGCGGATGCCAGATGCCGGTGAGGTGCGGCTGTTCGGGCACCTCCCGGGCAGCGCCGCAGCACGGGAGGTGATGGGGGTCACGCCTCAGGCCACCGGGTTTCCTGATCAGTTGTCCCCACGCGAGGTTCTCGCCTATGCCAATGCCCGCCGCAAGAATTGCGCCAATCTGGACGATGTCATTACCGCATTCGCGCTTGGCCCTTTGATCAACCGACGTATGGCCGGGTTTTCCGGCGGGGAAGTGCGCCGCGTCGCGCTGGCGCTTGCCTTTCTGGGCAGGCCCGGATTGGTGTTTCTGGACGAGCCTACAGCCGGGCTGGATACGGGTGCTCAAGACGCGTTTCGCGTGATCGCCCGCGATTATGTGGCAAAGGGCGGCGCCTTGATCCTGACCTCGCATCACTGGGACGAAATCGAGGCGGTCTGCGACCGGATCACCATGATCGACCAAGGGCGAAAGGTGATGGAGGGCACACTGACCGACATCCGCGCCCGGATGCAGGCGCGCCAGATCGGCTTTACCCTGCCCGAAGGCGCCGCACCGCCTGACTGGATCCGGGCACGACCGCAAGGCATGGGCTGGCGCGTCGAGAGTGACGATAGCGACACCGACCTGCGCCGGATGGTCACCGAGAAAGTGCCGTTCTCTGGTCTGACGATCGAACCCCTTGCACTCAAAGACATCATCTCTCGTATTCGCAAGGAGGGCTGCATATGA
- a CDS encoding ABC transporter permease, translating into MTFRQLFAELRVSFLILARQPGFWVPTVLFPAMLYSFFGAGLAGAGPAAGYAMASFAVYAVLGVGFYQFGVTVAQDRADPFIRWQRLLPGSALAPWVARVIVGMGFSALAMALVLALGKMLGGVVLADSAAWYRLTATTLAAALPATLMGTALGSLASSRAAVPLANLVFLPLAYLGGLWMPPQLLPEAVGTISVWTPTRAMAELAWAALDGRALPQRYMFLLAGWTAFAVAITWWAQTRHRKTASG; encoded by the coding sequence ATGACCTTTCGTCAACTTTTCGCCGAACTCCGTGTGTCGTTTCTGATCCTCGCGCGCCAGCCGGGGTTCTGGGTGCCAACCGTGTTGTTCCCGGCCATGCTCTACAGCTTTTTCGGGGCCGGTTTGGCGGGCGCTGGCCCGGCGGCAGGCTATGCGATGGCCTCTTTCGCGGTTTATGCCGTGCTGGGGGTAGGGTTCTACCAGTTTGGTGTGACCGTGGCACAGGACCGCGCCGACCCCTTCATCCGCTGGCAAAGGCTGTTGCCAGGCTCGGCGCTTGCGCCATGGGTGGCGCGGGTGATCGTGGGTATGGGGTTTTCGGCGCTGGCCATGGCGCTGGTGTTGGCCTTGGGCAAGATGCTGGGCGGAGTCGTCTTGGCAGACAGCGCCGCCTGGTACCGCTTGACAGCAACGACACTGGCGGCCGCACTGCCCGCCACACTGATGGGCACGGCGCTGGGGTCGCTGGCCTCTTCACGGGCTGCGGTGCCCCTGGCGAACCTTGTCTTTTTGCCGCTTGCCTATCTTGGTGGCCTATGGATGCCACCGCAGCTTTTGCCGGAAGCTGTTGGTACGATCTCTGTCTGGACGCCCACCCGCGCAATGGCTGAACTGGCCTGGGCAGCGCTGGATGGTCGCGCGTTGCCGCAGCGCTACATGTTCCTTTTGGCGGGTTGGACAGCGTTTGCTGTTGCAATCACATGGTGGGCTCAGACAAGGCACCGCAAGACTGCCTCCGGGTGA
- a CDS encoding ParA family protein: protein MSFATSKGGAGKTTSAIILGTELAEATDVILIDGDPAKRLTRWSTLAPLSPRLRVITSGGERAIQDEIAAAQKQATFVLIDLEGSASRLTSFAIAESDLVIIPSGEEQQDADAAIDTLAEIEMEGRARRRSIPAAILFARTSAAVKSKLEKHIHGELAKAGRVMKTELHRRTAFSSLHNAGGGLRQLDPADVNGIAKAILNAQAYASEIIDLLEEARNAKTA, encoded by the coding sequence ATCTCATTCGCAACTTCAAAGGGTGGGGCCGGGAAAACCACATCGGCGATCATCCTTGGAACGGAGCTCGCAGAAGCAACGGATGTCATTCTCATCGATGGTGACCCCGCGAAACGCCTTACACGCTGGTCAACATTGGCGCCCCTTTCGCCACGCCTTCGGGTAATCACCAGTGGCGGCGAACGCGCCATTCAGGACGAGATCGCAGCTGCGCAAAAACAGGCCACCTTCGTCCTCATCGACCTAGAGGGCTCCGCCAGTCGTCTGACGTCCTTCGCGATCGCGGAATCTGATCTTGTGATCATTCCATCGGGCGAAGAGCAACAGGATGCCGACGCCGCCATCGACACGCTCGCCGAAATCGAAATGGAAGGCAGGGCGCGTCGACGATCAATTCCGGCTGCTATCCTGTTTGCCAGAACATCGGCCGCAGTAAAAAGTAAGCTGGAGAAGCACATTCATGGAGAACTCGCCAAGGCGGGCAGGGTGATGAAAACAGAACTTCACCGCCGCACGGCGTTTTCGTCGTTACACAATGCGGGCGGCGGTCTCCGGCAACTCGATCCGGCCGACGTAAACGGCATCGCCAAGGCAATCCTCAACGCCCAAGCCTATGCGTCCGAAATCATTGATTTGCTTGAAGAGGCCCGCAATGCCAAAACCGCTTGA
- a CDS encoding replication initiator protein A — protein sequence MSTQREQLDLFVAIIGDIPLRDDREMMSAPMVSLAKRSPMRLDWEGPSGQKVTITASEQTGGIATIYDFDI from the coding sequence ATGAGCACGCAGCGCGAACAACTCGATCTTTTCGTCGCAATAATAGGGGATATCCCCCTTCGTGATGACCGTGAGATGATGTCGGCGCCCATGGTCAGCCTAGCAAAACGAAGTCCCATGCGCCTGGATTGGGAAGGTCCCTCAGGACAAAAGGTAACGATCACCGCATCGGAGCAGACCGGTGGCATCGCCACCATTTACGACTTTGATATCTAG
- a CDS encoding IS3 family transposase (programmed frameshift) — protein MAKQKRYTAEFKAKVALEAIREELTTAELSKKYEVHPTMINGWKRTAIAKMAQSFDAKPVGEPVISGKDVEKLHAKIGQLVVERDFLADGLQAHSRDWRQKAVKKDHPKLSVRRQFTLLSLARSTLYYQPCGESAENLKFMKIIDEQFLKTPWYGSRQMARHMQREGHKCGRHRARRLMRLMRLVPIYQEPKTSKKNPEHKVYPYLLKDLPITRPNQVWCTDITYIRMQRGFLYLVAIMDWHSRKVLSWRLSNTMDAGFCVEALKEALATYGPPEIFNSDQGSQFTSTDFTDVLKDAKVKISMDGRGRWIDNRMIERLWRSLKYECVFLNTFETGREARQGIGTWIAYYNEERPHSSHGLMTPDEVYDNRKPNMKLAA, from the exons ATGGCGAAACAGAAGCGTTACACGGCAGAATTCAAGGCGAAGGTTGCCTTGGAAGCGATCCGTGAAGAGTTGACGACGGCAGAGCTGTCGAAGAAATATGAAGTACATCCGACGATGATCAACGGCTGGAAACGCACGGCAATTGCCAAGATGGCGCAGTCGTTTGACGCCAAGCCGGTTGGTGAACCAGTGATTTCCGGCAAGGATGTAGAGAAGCTGCACGCCAAGATTGGCCAATTGGTAGTGGAACGGGATTTTTTGGCGGATG GCCTCCAGGCTCATTCTCGGGACTGGAGGCAAAAAGCCGTGAAGAAAGATCATCCCAAACTGAGTGTCCGGCGGCAATTCACACTGCTGTCGCTCGCCCGATCGACGCTGTACTATCAGCCCTGCGGTGAAAGCGCGGAAAACCTGAAATTCATGAAGATCATCGACGAGCAATTCCTGAAAACGCCATGGTACGGCTCGCGGCAGATGGCGCGTCATATGCAAAGAGAGGGTCACAAATGCGGCCGCCATCGCGCAAGACGGCTGATGCGGCTCATGCGTTTGGTGCCGATCTATCAGGAACCCAAGACCAGTAAGAAAAACCCCGAACACAAGGTTTATCCATATCTTCTAAAAGATCTGCCCATCACGCGTCCCAACCAGGTGTGGTGTACGGACATTACCTATATCCGCATGCAGCGCGGGTTTTTGTATCTGGTCGCCATCATGGACTGGCACAGCCGCAAGGTGCTGAGCTGGCGGCTGTCCAATACTATGGATGCCGGGTTCTGCGTCGAGGCCTTGAAGGAGGCACTGGCCACCTATGGCCCGCCCGAAATTTTCAATTCGGACCAGGGCAGCCAGTTCACCAGCACCGATTTCACCGACGTTTTGAAAGACGCAAAGGTGAAGATTTCGATGGATGGGCGCGGCCGCTGGATCGACAACCGCATGATCGAACGACTGTGGCGGTCCTTGAAATACGAATGCGTCTTCTTGAACACCTTCGAAACTGGCCGGGAGGCGCGCCAGGGGATCGGCACCTGGATCGCTTATTACAATGAAGAACGCCCGCATTCATCCCACGGCCTGATGACCCCGGACGAAGTTTATGATAATCGCAAACCAAACATGAAACTTGCCGCGTGA
- a CDS encoding type II toxin-antitoxin system HicB family antitoxin, which produces MNLKYKGYVGSVDVDLEANLLFGKLLHIRDLVNYEAQNPADLKLAFEEAVDDYLDDCAEQGVEPDTPFKGQFNVRIAPKLHRELAFSARRDDRSLNDYVEYVLSHHEEVATAIMAKVIRLEGIVYQQSYRRAGQRVMQKARSAQTVVKFHSSFDDMGTKSNAKH; this is translated from the coding sequence ATGAACCTGAAATACAAAGGTTACGTTGGATCAGTCGATGTCGATCTGGAAGCAAATTTGCTTTTCGGTAAGCTTCTGCACATCCGCGATCTTGTGAATTATGAAGCTCAAAACCCGGCAGATCTCAAACTTGCTTTTGAGGAAGCCGTTGATGACTATTTGGACGATTGCGCTGAACAAGGCGTTGAACCTGATACGCCATTCAAAGGACAATTCAACGTTAGAATAGCTCCGAAGCTGCACAGGGAACTTGCGTTTTCAGCAAGACGAGATGATCGGTCATTAAACGATTATGTTGAATATGTGTTAAGCCATCACGAAGAGGTAGCCACCGCCATAATGGCAAAAGTGATACGTCTTGAAGGTATCGTGTATCAGCAGAGTTATCGTCGTGCAGGCCAGCGGGTGATGCAAAAAGCTAGATCGGCGCAAACTGTAGTGAAGTTTCACAGCTCTTTCGACGACATGGGAACTAAAAGCAATGCCAAGCATTGA
- a CDS encoding type II toxin-antitoxin system HicA family toxin has translation MAARNKLIERLKAQPKDYEWQELRRLLGALGYEEKQGRGSRVKFVGEGLPKINLHSPHPSPVMKHYAVKQVCELLTEAGLI, from the coding sequence ATGGCTGCGCGCAACAAGCTGATAGAGCGGCTGAAGGCTCAGCCCAAAGATTATGAATGGCAAGAGCTCAGGCGACTGCTTGGAGCGTTAGGGTATGAAGAGAAGCAAGGTCGTGGGTCACGTGTCAAGTTTGTTGGTGAAGGGTTGCCAAAGATCAACCTACATAGTCCGCATCCTAGTCCGGTAATGAAGCATTACGCCGTGAAGCAAGTATGCGAACTTTTGACCGAAGCGGGGCTAATATGA